One part of the Amaranthus tricolor cultivar Red isolate AtriRed21 chromosome 16, ASM2621246v1, whole genome shotgun sequence genome encodes these proteins:
- the LOC130803057 gene encoding NF-X1-type zinc finger protein NFXL2 isoform X2, translated as MSSTKNPPNSPPSDSSDYDSDPTTTSSTHHLRHVDLSNTIFKAYLEINGQNSSPSHQSIDLSKIQSFLNSSSSGALSCLICLERIKTTDPTWSCNGFCFSVFHLHCIQNWAQQSTALAAARALTRLPISALAAADTSVWNCPKCRFEYSRSLIPKNYYCFCGKVENPSHDPWVLPHSCGEICGRPLKNNCGHYCLLLCHPGPCPSCPKLVKSTCFCGGFQDVRRCGFKEFSCNKQCVKVLDCGIHKCVDICHDGECSPCREKGVYRCQCGKVKEERECCDRNFRCDNPCQRGLECGKHFCERGCHGGVCGQCPSKGMRTCPCGKRSHEGIPCDVEVPLCGATCDKNLTCGRHRCPERCHRGSCVETCRNVITKSCRCGSLKKQIPCYQELVCERKCMRERDCGRHACRRRCCDGDCPPCTEVCGRKLRCRNHKCASPCHRGPCAPCPLMVTISCACGATRFEVPCGTETEQKPPRCRKQCPIVPLCRHSLISKMVCSNNAQFSCDNLCGNPLACGNHYCTKTCHARDNSSEQYTRGVPCEDCTLHCEKERSPVCSHPCPLPCHPGECPPCKVLLKRACHCGAMVHVFECLYYNTLSEKKQLSVRSCGGPCHRKLPNCTHLCPETCHPGHCPSPEKCSKKVTVRCKCHSLKKEWLCHDVQTTYRESGRESKDIPKTQFGIGLLPCDLNCKSKADAIESEVLQRKQKPPEKKETEIETHVPKRRKRRERVQETKQISMLQKLISHLQRFFMIVVVLVVLVAVAYYGHKGLMLLNDWMNKVEERREKTRYKRI; from the exons ATGTCCTCAACAAAAAACCCACCAAATTCCCCTCCTTCTGACTCCTCCGACTATGATTCTGACCCAACCACCACCTCCTCCACCCATCATCTCCGCCATGTTGATCTTTCCAACACCATTTTCAAAGCTTACCTTGAAATCAATGGCCAAAATTCATCCCCATCTCATCAATCTATAGACCTTTCAAAGATCCAATCTTTCCTtaattcatcatcatctggaGCTCTTTCTTGTCTCATTTGTCTTGAACGAATAAAAACAACTGATCCTACATGGTCTTGTAATGGGTTTTGCTTTTCAGTTTTTCATCTTCATTGTATTCAGAATTGGGCTCAACAATCTACTGCTCTTGCTGCCGCACGCGCCCTCACGCGCCTCCCCATTTCAGCGCTTGCCGCGGCAGATACCTCGGTATGGAACTGCCCTAAATGTAGATTTGAATATTCAAGAAGTTTAATTCCTaagaattattattgtttctgtGGAAAAGTTGAAAACCCATCTCATGATCCTTGGGTTTTGCCTCATTCATGTGGGGAAATATGTGGTAGACCATTGAAAAACAATTGTGGgcattattgtcttttgttgtgTCATCCTGGGCCTTGTCCATCTTGTCCTAAGTTGGTGAAAAGTACTTGTTTTTGTGGGGGGTTTCAAGATGTTAGGAGATGTGGGTTTAAGGAATTTTCATGTAATAAGCAATGTGTTAAAGTTTTGGATTGTGGGATTCATAAATGTGTTGATATTTGTCATGATGGGGAGTGCTCACCATGTAGGGAGAAAGGTGTGTATAGGTGCCAATGTGGGAAGGTAAAGGAGGAGAGGGAGTGTTGCGATAGGAATTTTCGATGTGATAATCCATGTCAACGAGGTTTGGAGTGTGGGAAGCATTTTTGCGAGCGAGGGTGCCATGGGGGCGTGTGCGGTCAATGCCCTTCGAAGGGGATGAGGACTTGTCCATGTGGTAAAAGGTCTCATGAAGGGATTCCTTGTGATGTTGAGGTGCCATTATGTGGGGCAACTTGTGATAAGAATTTGACTTGTGGAAGGCATAGGTGTCCGGAAAGGTGTCATCGCGGTTCTTGTGTTGAAACTTGTAGGAATGTGATTACAAAATCGTGTCGGTGTGGAAGTTTGAAGAAACAG ATTCCTTGCTATCAAGAATTGGTATGTGAAAGGAAGTGTATGAGAGAACGTGACTGTGGGCGCCATGCTTGTAGGCGTCGTTGCTGTGATGGGGATTGTCCACCTTGCACAGAG GTTTGTGGAAGGAAGCTACGTTGTAGGAACCATAAATGCGCTTCTCCATGTCATAG GGGGCCCTGTGCACCTTGTCCCCTCATGGTTACCATTTCATGTGCTTGTGGTGCAACGCGTTTTGAG GTTCCATGTGGTACAGAAACAGAACAGAAGCCGCCTCGTTGCCGGAAACAATGTCCCATAGTTCCTTTATGTAGGCACAGTCTGATTTCTAAG ATGGTTTGTTCAAATAATGCACAATTTTCCTGTGACAACTTGTGCGGAAACCCTCTTGCTTGTGGCAACCACTATTGCACGAAAACTTGCCATGCCCGTGATAACTCATCAGAACAGTATACACGAGGAGTGCCATGTGAAGATTGTACTCTTCACTGCGAAAAg GAACGTTCGCCTGTGTGTTCACATCCTTGTCCACTGCCTTGCCACCCTGGAGAATGCCCCCCGTGCAAAGTGCTCTTAAAACGTGCATGCCACTGTGGTGCAATGGTGCATGTCTTTGAGTGTTTATATTACAACACCTTATCTGAAAAGAAACAACTAAGCGTCCGTTCATGTGGGGGACCTTGCCACAG AAAGTTACCTAACTGTACACATCTATGCCCAGAGACATGTCATCCTGGTCACTGTCCTTCACCAGAAAAGTGTAGTAAAAAG GTTACCGTTCGTTGTAAATGTCATAGCTTGAAAAAGGAGTGGTTGTGCCATGATGTTCAAACCACATATAGAGAATCTGGTCGAGAATCTAAAGATATACCAAAAACTCAATTTGGAATCGGGCTTCTACCCTGTGATTTGAACTGTAAGAGCAAAGCCGATGCTATTGAGTCAGAAGTattgcagcggaaacaaaagcCACCCGAG AAAAAGGAGACCGAGATCGAAACACACGTACCTAAACGGAGAAAGAGGCGTGAAAGAGTACAAGAAACAAAGCAAATCTCTATGCTGCAG AAACTCATATCCCATCTCCAAAGGTTTTTTATGATCGTCGTTGTTCTGGTAGTTCTAGTCGCTGTTGCGTATTATGGACATAAGGGTCTTATGTTACTCAACGATTGGATGAACAAAGTTGAAGAACGCCGTGAGAAAACAAGGTACAAAAGGATTTGA
- the LOC130803057 gene encoding NF-X1-type zinc finger protein NFXL2 isoform X1: MSSTKNPPNSPPSDSSDYDSDPTTTSSTHHLRHVDLSNTIFKAYLEINGQNSSPSHQSIDLSKIQSFLNSSSSGALSCLICLERIKTTDPTWSCNGFCFSVFHLHCIQNWAQQSTALAAARALTRLPISALAAADTSVWNCPKCRFEYSRSLIPKNYYCFCGKVENPSHDPWVLPHSCGEICGRPLKNNCGHYCLLLCHPGPCPSCPKLVKSTCFCGGFQDVRRCGFKEFSCNKQCVKVLDCGIHKCVDICHDGECSPCREKGVYRCQCGKVKEERECCDRNFRCDNPCQRGLECGKHFCERGCHGGVCGQCPSKGMRTCPCGKRSHEGIPCDVEVPLCGATCDKNLTCGRHRCPERCHRGSCVETCRNVITKSCRCGSLKKQIPCYQELVCERKCMRERDCGRHACRRRCCDGDCPPCTEVCGRKLRCRNHKCASPCHRGPCAPCPLMVTISCACGATRFEVPCGTETEQKPPRCRKQCPIVPLCRHSLISKPHKCHYGSCPPCGLPCGEEYPCGHVCKLRCHGPQPPPKPEFTLKPKKKKQNHQSEPVAGTPCPPCPELVWRSCVGQHFAAERMMVCSNNAQFSCDNLCGNPLACGNHYCTKTCHARDNSSEQYTRGVPCEDCTLHCEKERSPVCSHPCPLPCHPGECPPCKVLLKRACHCGAMVHVFECLYYNTLSEKKQLSVRSCGGPCHRKLPNCTHLCPETCHPGHCPSPEKCSKKVTVRCKCHSLKKEWLCHDVQTTYRESGRESKDIPKTQFGIGLLPCDLNCKSKADAIESEVLQRKQKPPEKKETEIETHVPKRRKRRERVQETKQISMLQKLISHLQRFFMIVVVLVVLVAVAYYGHKGLMLLNDWMNKVEERREKTRYKRI, from the exons ATGTCCTCAACAAAAAACCCACCAAATTCCCCTCCTTCTGACTCCTCCGACTATGATTCTGACCCAACCACCACCTCCTCCACCCATCATCTCCGCCATGTTGATCTTTCCAACACCATTTTCAAAGCTTACCTTGAAATCAATGGCCAAAATTCATCCCCATCTCATCAATCTATAGACCTTTCAAAGATCCAATCTTTCCTtaattcatcatcatctggaGCTCTTTCTTGTCTCATTTGTCTTGAACGAATAAAAACAACTGATCCTACATGGTCTTGTAATGGGTTTTGCTTTTCAGTTTTTCATCTTCATTGTATTCAGAATTGGGCTCAACAATCTACTGCTCTTGCTGCCGCACGCGCCCTCACGCGCCTCCCCATTTCAGCGCTTGCCGCGGCAGATACCTCGGTATGGAACTGCCCTAAATGTAGATTTGAATATTCAAGAAGTTTAATTCCTaagaattattattgtttctgtGGAAAAGTTGAAAACCCATCTCATGATCCTTGGGTTTTGCCTCATTCATGTGGGGAAATATGTGGTAGACCATTGAAAAACAATTGTGGgcattattgtcttttgttgtgTCATCCTGGGCCTTGTCCATCTTGTCCTAAGTTGGTGAAAAGTACTTGTTTTTGTGGGGGGTTTCAAGATGTTAGGAGATGTGGGTTTAAGGAATTTTCATGTAATAAGCAATGTGTTAAAGTTTTGGATTGTGGGATTCATAAATGTGTTGATATTTGTCATGATGGGGAGTGCTCACCATGTAGGGAGAAAGGTGTGTATAGGTGCCAATGTGGGAAGGTAAAGGAGGAGAGGGAGTGTTGCGATAGGAATTTTCGATGTGATAATCCATGTCAACGAGGTTTGGAGTGTGGGAAGCATTTTTGCGAGCGAGGGTGCCATGGGGGCGTGTGCGGTCAATGCCCTTCGAAGGGGATGAGGACTTGTCCATGTGGTAAAAGGTCTCATGAAGGGATTCCTTGTGATGTTGAGGTGCCATTATGTGGGGCAACTTGTGATAAGAATTTGACTTGTGGAAGGCATAGGTGTCCGGAAAGGTGTCATCGCGGTTCTTGTGTTGAAACTTGTAGGAATGTGATTACAAAATCGTGTCGGTGTGGAAGTTTGAAGAAACAG ATTCCTTGCTATCAAGAATTGGTATGTGAAAGGAAGTGTATGAGAGAACGTGACTGTGGGCGCCATGCTTGTAGGCGTCGTTGCTGTGATGGGGATTGTCCACCTTGCACAGAG GTTTGTGGAAGGAAGCTACGTTGTAGGAACCATAAATGCGCTTCTCCATGTCATAG GGGGCCCTGTGCACCTTGTCCCCTCATGGTTACCATTTCATGTGCTTGTGGTGCAACGCGTTTTGAG GTTCCATGTGGTACAGAAACAGAACAGAAGCCGCCTCGTTGCCGGAAACAATGTCCCATAGTTCCTTTATGTAGGCACAGTCTGATTTCTAAG CCGCACAAATGCCATTACGGATCCTGCCCACCATGTGGACTTCCTTGTGGTGAAGAGTATCCTTGTGGCCACGTCTGCAAACTAAG ATGTCATGGCCCTCAACCTCCACCTAAACCAGAGTTCACACTGAAACCaaagaagaaaaaacaaaatcacCAGAGTGAACCAGTTGCTGGAACGCCGTGCCCTCCGTGTCCAGAACTTGTTTGGAGATCTTGTGTTGGTCAGCACTTTGCAGCCGAAAGAATG ATGGTTTGTTCAAATAATGCACAATTTTCCTGTGACAACTTGTGCGGAAACCCTCTTGCTTGTGGCAACCACTATTGCACGAAAACTTGCCATGCCCGTGATAACTCATCAGAACAGTATACACGAGGAGTGCCATGTGAAGATTGTACTCTTCACTGCGAAAAg GAACGTTCGCCTGTGTGTTCACATCCTTGTCCACTGCCTTGCCACCCTGGAGAATGCCCCCCGTGCAAAGTGCTCTTAAAACGTGCATGCCACTGTGGTGCAATGGTGCATGTCTTTGAGTGTTTATATTACAACACCTTATCTGAAAAGAAACAACTAAGCGTCCGTTCATGTGGGGGACCTTGCCACAG AAAGTTACCTAACTGTACACATCTATGCCCAGAGACATGTCATCCTGGTCACTGTCCTTCACCAGAAAAGTGTAGTAAAAAG GTTACCGTTCGTTGTAAATGTCATAGCTTGAAAAAGGAGTGGTTGTGCCATGATGTTCAAACCACATATAGAGAATCTGGTCGAGAATCTAAAGATATACCAAAAACTCAATTTGGAATCGGGCTTCTACCCTGTGATTTGAACTGTAAGAGCAAAGCCGATGCTATTGAGTCAGAAGTattgcagcggaaacaaaagcCACCCGAG AAAAAGGAGACCGAGATCGAAACACACGTACCTAAACGGAGAAAGAGGCGTGAAAGAGTACAAGAAACAAAGCAAATCTCTATGCTGCAG AAACTCATATCCCATCTCCAAAGGTTTTTTATGATCGTCGTTGTTCTGGTAGTTCTAGTCGCTGTTGCGTATTATGGACATAAGGGTCTTATGTTACTCAACGATTGGATGAACAAAGTTGAAGAACGCCGTGAGAAAACAAGGTACAAAAGGATTTGA
- the LOC130803059 gene encoding putative serine/threonine-protein kinase-like protein CCR3, producing MMIIPPFSTIFFYVFLLCLPHILHGLGSGSTLSISSSTSTVCGIISSEFNKRIECYKNGNLIKIQPNISYDSIVGGGTFFCGLRSGGKSLFCWDSITNSSTFLPKRIYFSDSSPLKQISVGDNHVCGIINGTNEIKCWRGIKGSNQIPSGVDGFQSISSGFNFSCGILINSSRVRCWGVDRALASEIESQFGNFSMLSLTAGGQHVCGFNSSGFLICKGKNSAKQLDFPFDLNQSSGFSNLGLGFDYTCAIRKSNGTVLCWGGNGAYASNLTQNVNFEFLVGGMNFVCGFITRNSSVLCWGPGWLGNLELPLPKILPGPCIQSQCSKCGVYPESQSLCFGFGNICVTSCSVPPPLPPSRPPFQPPLVLPPESPPLTSKSLRRGLLAFAIVGSIGAFFGICTIIYCLYTGVCFGRKKVHNSVQPTITRGGSSNNARNSSNSPPLRSLTIRRQGSLAFRRQRSGTSSTKHPDRAEEFSFQELALATDNFSLENKIGSGSFGVVYRGKLGDGREVAIKRGEIGSKPKKYQEKESAFESELAFLSRVHHKHLVRLVGYCEERDERLLVYEYMKNGALYDHLHDKSNVGKDFSVINSWKIRIKIALDAARGIEYLHNYAVPPIIHRDIKSSNILLDSDWTARVSDFGLSLLSPESAQDFRPTKAAGTVGYIDPEYYGLNVVTAKSDVYGLGVVLLELLTGKRAIFRDKNSDGDPISVVDYAVPAILAGKLAMILDPRVDPPESNESEAVELVAYTALHCVNLEGKDRPTMTDIVANLERALNHCNDSHDSMSSARFLSFGSDS from the coding sequence atgaTGATCATTCCACCATTTTCCACCATTTTTTTCTATGTCTTCTTACTTTGTCTACCCCACATACTCCATGGGCTTGGCTCTGGTTCAACACTTTCTATATCCTCTTCAACTTCCACAGTTTGTGGGATAATTTCAAGTGAATTCAACAAAAGAATTGAGTGTTATAAAAATGGAAACTTGATTAAAATCCAACCCAATATTTCTTATGATTCCATTGTTGGAGGTGGGACCTTTTTTTGTGGTCTTAGATCAGGTGGAAAAAGTTTATTTTGTTGGGATTCAATCACAAATTCATCTACATTTCTTCCAAAAAGAATTTACTTCAGTGATTCTTCTCCATTAAAACAGATTTCAGTTGGTGATAATCATGTTTGTGGGATTATTAATGGAACTAATGAGATTAAATGTTGGAGAGGAATCAAGGGTTCTAATCAAATCCCATCTGGGGTTGATGGGTTTCAATCAATTTCATCTGGGTTTAATTTTTCTTGTGGGATTTTGATAAATAGTTCTAGGGTTAGATGTTGGGGTGTTGATAGAGCCCTAGCTTCCGAAATTGAATCCCAATTTGGAAATTTTTCTATGCTTAGTTTAACAGCTGGTGGGCAACATGTTTGTGGGTTTAATTCATCTGGGTTTTTGATTTGTAAAGGTAAAAACTCTGCAAAACAATTAGATTTTCCTTTTGATTTGAATCAATCATCTGGGTTTTCAAATTTAGGTTTAGGGTTTGATTATACTTGTGCAATTAGGAAATCTAATGGTACAGTTCTTTGTTGGGGTGGTAATGGTGCATATGCAAGTAATTTAACACaaaatgttaattttgaatttttagttGGTGGGATGAATTTTGTTTGTGGATTTATTACTAGAAATTCTTCTGTTTTGTGTTGGGGCCCAGGATGGTTGGGCAATTTAGAACTTCCTTTACCAAAAATTCTTCCTGGCCCATGTATTCAATCTCAATGCTCTAAATGTGGTGTATATCCTGAATCTCAATCCCTTTGTTTTGGTTTTGGTAACATTTGTGTAACATCTTGTAGTGTTCCACCACCATTACCGCCATCTCGGCCTCCGTTTCAGCCACCTTTGGTTTTGCCACCCGAATCTCCGCCATTGACCTCTAAGAGCTTGAGAAGAGGCCTTTTAGCTTTTGCAATTGTTGGTTCAATTGGTGCATTTTTTGGAATTTGTACTATAATCTATTGTTTGTATACTGGTGTTTGTTTTGGTAGAAAAAAGGTTCATAATTCGGTACAACCCACGATCACTCGTGGGGGTTCGAGTAATAATGCTCGTAACTCGAGCAATAGTCCCCCTTTAAGGTCGTTAACGATTAGGCGACAAGGGTCTCTTGCGTTTAGGCGACAAAGGAGCGGAACTTCCTCGACTAAACACCCCGATAGGGCGGAGGAATTCTCCTTCCAAGAACTAGCTTTAGCAACTGATAACTTCTCGTTGGAGAACAAGATCGGTTCGGGTAGTTTTGGGGTGGTGTATAGGGGAAAATTAGGGGATGGTAGGGAAGTTGCAATCAAAAGAGGGGAAATTGGATCAAAACCCAAAAAGTATCAAGAAAAAGAGAGTGCATTTGAATCAGAATTAGCATTTTTATCTAGGGTTCATCATAAACATTTGGTTAGGCTTGTTGGGTATTGTGAAGAAAGGGATGAAAGACTCTTAGTATATGAATACATGAAAAATGGAGCATTGTATGATCATTTGCATGATAAAAGCAATGTTGGGAAAGATTTTAGTGTTATAAATTCTTGGAAAATCCGGATCAAGATCGCGTTAGATGCTGCTCGAGGTATAGAATACCTTCATAACTATGCAGTCCCGCCCATCATTCATCGCGATATCAAGTCATCGAACATCCTGCTTGATTCTGATTGGACTGCACGAGTATCTGATTTCGGTTTATCTTTGTTGAGCCCGGAATCTGCACAAGATTTCAGACCCACGAAAGCAGCTGGGACAGTCGGGTATATTGATCCCGAGTACTATGGCTTAAATGTGGTAACGGCCAAGAGTGATGTTTATGGTCTCGGTGTTGTATTGCTCGAGCTTCTTACAGGAAAGCGAGCAATATTTAGGGATAAAAACAGTGACGGAGATCCAATTAGTGTGGTCGATTATGCTGTTCCCGCGATTTTAGCAGGAAAATTGGCGATGATTTTGGACCCACGAGTGGATCCTCCTGAATCGAACGAATCGGAGGCAGTCGAGCTAGTTGCATATACTGCATTGCATTGTGTAAACTTGGAAGGAAAAGATAGACCTACAATGACTGATATTGTAGCAAATTTAGAAAGGGCTCTAAACCATTGCAATGATAGTCATGATAGTATGTCTAGTGCTAGATTCTTGTCCTTTGGATCAGATTCATAA
- the LOC130803061 gene encoding uncharacterized protein LOC130803061: MAQTEVYAPKSGQLWKTVMNWLAFLFQIFVQMVRGTPSIFQIFDSIGFSHGGQSSFLSPSSSSPSFKPLPVVEVALHSSSATAVDINAADDEEGGNSTALPLDKFTVVLDLDETLVCAYETSSLPPTLCTQATEAGLNWFELECVSSDKECEGKPKISYVTVFERPGLHEFLEQLSEFANLILFTAGLEGYARPLVDRIDAKNRFSRRLYRPSTTSTEYRDHVKDLSYISHDLCRVVIVDNNPFSFLLQPLNGIPCVPFSAGQPHDDQLLEVLLPLLKQLSLQDDVRPVLYDKFHMPEWFQKHGIPSSGQTL; this comes from the exons ATGGCGCAGACTGAAGTATACGCGCCGAAATCCGGTCAATTATGGAAGACAGTGATGAATTGGTTAGCGTTTTTGTTTCAGATCTTCGTTCAGATGGTGAGAGGTACTCCTTCCATTTTTCAAATCTTTGATAGCATTGGTTTTAGCCATGGTGGACAATCTTCCTTTCTGTCTCCTTCTTCGTCTTCTCCCTCTTTTAAGCCTCTTCCTGTCGTCGAGGTTGCGCTACATAGTAGCTCCGCCACTGCTGTCGATATCAATGCTGCTGATGATGAAGAGGGTGGAAATTCTACTGCTCTTCCATTGGATAAGTTCACT GTTGTCCTTGATTTGGATGAAACTTTAGTGTGTGCATATGAGACCTCTAGTTTACCACCAACACTTTGTACACAAGCAACAGAAGCAGGATTGAATTGGTTTGAGCTGGAATGTGTATCATCAGACAAA GAATGTGAAGGGAAGCCCAAAATCAGTTACGTGACTGTGTTTGAACGTCCTGGATTGCATGAGTTCTTGGAGCAACTTAGTGAATTTGCAAATTTGATTCTATTCACAGCTGGACTTGAAG GTTATGCTAGACCTCTTGTTGACAGAATTGATGCTAAAAACCGGTTCAGTCGTCGTTTGTATCGGCCATCGACTACAAGCAC GGAGTACCGGGATCATGTGAAGGATCTCTCCTACATTTCACATGATCTCTGCAGAGTAGTCATCGTCGATAACAATCCATTCAGTTTCTTATTGCAGCCACTAAATGGGATCCCATGTGTTCCATTCTCTGCAGGACAGCCGCATGATGATCAG CTTCTCGAAGTCTTACTTCCACTCCTGAAGCAACTCTCACTTCAGGATGACGTGAGGCCTGTACTATACGATAAATTCCATATGCCCGAGTGGTTCCAAAAACACGGAATCCCTTCCTCTGGTCAGACATTGTAG
- the LOC130803060 gene encoding uncharacterized protein LOC130803060 codes for MFDYNGIVELYSLRSDSWTSVEADFSFGEDKDIFEQIDPTSNGSMYTWMVYDSLCNGLCLLSFDMIDEVFVETPMPDGIKGCYLCFMQQRCNQSFPALLSFDLVNCSSRAESIDVWVLNEYGPSGYWTKELSLAWPEHVILGAPRGLWKNEGVLFIGQERVLTCYNTVTQEMRLLQVPGQQLLGYTESLISIKDLCLPEKLEGRSDRMGFQQAREVESSESDEDDEDQDIYEIPYYICEINQPVLSNPVTF; via the coding sequence ATGTTTGATTATAATGGGATTGTGGAGTTGTACTCGCTTCGTTCTGATAGTTGGACTAGTGTTGAGGCTGATTTTTCGTTTGGTGAGGATAAAGATATCTTTGAACAAATTGATCCTACCTCAAATGGAAGTATGTATACTTGGATGGTTTATGACTCATTGTGTAATGGACTTTGTCTTTTGTCATTTGATATGATTGATGAGGTTTTTGTAGAGACGCCAATGCCGGATGGTATCAAGGGATGCTATCTATGTTTTATGCAACAAAGGTGTAATCAATCTTTTCCTGCTCTTCTTTCATTCGACTTGGTTAATTGTTCATCCAGAGCTGAGAGTATTGATGTATGGGTGTTGAATGAGTATGGTCCGTCTGGGTATTGGACTAAAGAACTATCACTTGCTTGGCCTGAGCATGTAATTTTGGGCGCACCTAGGGGATTGTGGAAGAATGAGGGGGTACTTTTTATTGGTCAAGAGAGAGTTCTTACTTGTTATAATACTGTTACACAAGAAATGAGATTGCTTCAAGTTCCGGGACAGCAACTACTTGGCTATACCGAGAGTCTAATTTCCATTAAAGATTTGTGCCTGCCGGAAAAACTAGAGGGTCGTTCGGATAGAATGGGCTTCCAACAAGCTAGAGAAGTAGAAAGTTCTGAAtctgatgaagatgatgaggatCAGGATATTTATGAAATACCTTATTATATCTGTGAAATCAACCAACCAGTTCTTTCAAACCCCGTTACATTTTAG